The DNA region AACGAATCAAACAAGCCATCGCCGTGTGCCCGGTATTGATTCCGCAAGATACAATGCATCGTTTGGAGACTGGTCCTAGAATTTATCATCAATATTTTAAGCGTAAGTGGCTTCGTTCAATTCGCAAAAAGTCCGGTCTATTCCCAGAGGACTTTAAACAGCTAACACCACAACACTTAAAGTCATTAGGCAGTTTAACGGATTATTTTGTCGAGCATCACACGGAGTATCGCTCCACCAATGACTATTTCGAAGGCTACAGCATTCGCCCAGAGAAGTTAGAACGGCTGACCATACCGACGAAGATACTGATGGCGAAAGATGACCCTATCATTAACGCCGAATTACTTCAGCAATTAGAAAAGGTGGCGAGTATTGAGGTCACCTATACGCAACATGGCGGTCACTGCGGGTTTATTCAAAACCGACGTTTTGATAGCTGGGCGGATCGGTTTATCTTAAATTCGCTTCAACAAGCCCTAGTATTTCAATAAAGGCGAACCACTTATCGCTAACTGCTTGACATTTAAATGATTTTTTTCTAACAATCAGGTATCAGCAAGTCTGTGAGCGAATATGAAAAAAATACAACCGCGAAAAGGCAAGTTAAAAAAGCGACAAAAGAAAACCCGAGCTCGGATCTCGACTGAGCTTGGCATTAGGAGTGCGTTGCCTAGCCAAACCAAAGAAGTTGAACCACTCACGGAAGAATTAAGTCAACCTACCAGTCAAGAGCCTGAAGTCAGCGAGATTGTCGATATTGAAGAGACAGAAGAAGACGACCGTAATAAGTCTGCTTCTTTAAATGTCGAAGGTCACGAAGAAGCGCTCGAACCAGAAGCTAGCCAACAACAAGACGAGCTTGCTGGAACAGCAGAAAATGCCCCTCAGGTTCGTAATATAACCGCCGAAGACGAAAAACCAGAAGAGGATGAATCTGAGATCGATGTATCTGCGGCTCAAAACACCTTAAATGAAGATGAGATCGATGATTCTGAGGTTCATGATAGGTTAGATGAAGAAGAACCTTCAGCTGAGCATGAAGAGCCATCAGCCCATGAAGAGCCATCAGCGCTTCAAGAACAACCTTCAGCTGATCAAGAAGAGCCTTCAGCCAATGAAGAGTACACTTCAGCCGATCAAGAACATCCCTCAGCGCATGAAGAGCAATCCTCAGCTGATGAAGAGCCCTCAGCGCCTCAAGAACAACTCTCAGCCCATGAAGAAGTGCCCGCAGCGCATGAAGAGCAACCCTCGGATGATGAAGAGCCCTCAGCGCCTCAAGAACAACTCTCAGCCCATGAAGAAGTGCCCGCAGCGCATGAAGAGCAACCCTCGGATGATGAAGAGCCCTCAGCCAATGAAGAGTACACTTCAGCCGAGCAAGAGCCTTCAGCCGATGAAGAGCAACCCTTAGCTGAGCAAGAGCCTTCAGCTGATCAAGAAGAGCCCTCAGCTGATCAAGAAGAGCCCTCAGCGCATAAAGAGTACCCCTCAGCTGAGCAAGAAGAGCCCTCAGCGCATGAAGAGCCTTCAGCACACGAAGAGCAATCCTCAGCCGATCAAGAACATCCCTCAGCCAATGAAGAGTACACTTCAGCCGATCAAGAACAACCCTTAGCTGAACAAGAGCCTTCAGCGCTTCAAGAACAACCTTCAGCCGATGAAGAACAGCTTTCAGCTGATGAAGAAGAGCCCTCAGCGCATGAAGAGCAACCCTCAGCTGATGAAGAGCCCTCAGCGCTTCAAGAACAACCTTCAGCTAGTGAAGAGCACCCCTCAGCTGAGCAAGAGCCTTCAGCTCAAGAACAACCCTTAGCTGAACAAGAGCCCGCAGCGCATAAAGAAGAGCCTTCAGCGCATGAAGAACAACCCTTGGTCGAAGAAGAACCTTCAAATGTAGAACCCGACAATGTTGAGCCGGAATCTACACATGAAACCTCTGAGAAACTTAAAAACGATCCGATCGATTCGTCGAGCGAAAAGCCTGGCGACGTTAATGAGCTGGATGAAACGAAAGAATTAGACGCTTCGGGTGAATCCAACCAGACATCACAAAGTGTTACCGTATCAAAAGAAGCAACCAGTGAAGCAAAAGAATCGGTAAAACTTGAGACGAGTGTTCAACCAGAGCAACCAGCCCAACTGGACGACTCTAATACTACTCAAAGAACAGCAAAGCGAAGTCATACTGAAGAAGCTGAAGGTCCAACAGCTAGTGAAAAACTGAAAGAGTTTTTGGTCAAAGTTGATAATGGAGTACGCTACTTCATTCAATGTTATAAAGAAGATAAAAAAGGTGCGATTGCTTGGTGGTGGAAAACCAATAGTCAAAATGAACAACTAAAACTCGCCATCGAAGATCTTTCATCGAAAATGAATGATGAGAATTTTACTTTAGACAAGATATGGCTAGTACTTTCTGACTTTACGCTTAAACCTGAAGACGTGAGTAAGTTAAAGTGGTTTGAAGAGGTTCACCATAAAATCCTTCAATTAACCATGCAATTTAAAACGGGAAAGACACCCGATAGAATCGCGCTACAGAAATTACAAAATCAACTGCGTTTTATCGCTAATTCGGAAGATTTCTGTCAAAAATTCGGCTTGGAAAAGGCTAGAAAAGAGGTATTCAGAATGTATAAAGATTTAACCAATGTGCTCAATGACTTGAAGAAGCTCGAGCGCGAAAAATTAGCCATTAAAGAAAATGAACAAAAGATTGAAGCCAAGCGACTAGCGAAAGAAAAAGCCGAAGCAGAGTTGCAAAAAGAGAAAGCCGAGCTTATTAAGCAGAAAGAGTCACGTTTAAGAGCCCAAGAAGAGAAGAAAAAGGCCATTGCATTTAAACAAGCGCAAGAAGCCGAGAAAATTAAAGAAGAGAAACTATCGGAGCTTCGCGCTCATGAAGCAGAAAAACAACGCCAACTGCAATTGCAGAGCTCTTTTGTCGATATGCAAGTACAAGATCGCTTAGCATTAATGTCAGTCAAAGAGCTTGCCGTTATGTTAAGTGGTCGAGTTTTGCAGAGTGAGTTAACCGACGAAGATAAGAAAATGATCAACGACTTGAAAACTAAGTTAGAGCATATCTAGACTAGAATAAAAAAAGGTTCCTTTTCAAAATTCTCTAGCCGAGTCATTGGTGAATTAGTCCTTATTATTGTCGGCGTAACGATTGCACTATGGCTAGAGAATGAACTTGAGAATCTAAAAGATAGAAATATTGAGAAAGATTACATAGAGTCATTCGATGTCGACTGGCATGCTGATATAAAAGAGTTAGAACAAGTTATAGCGTTTAATAAATCTCTCAAATCTAAAGCCGAAACCTTATTTAGCCGAATTCAATCCAACATCATTAGCGATGAAGATCTTCCATCTGAACTATTCATCATAATGAACTATCGCTATTTCACTCCACAAGATTTTACTTTGCAATCGTTGAAAGAATCCGGAGAGTTTCGTTTAATTCAAGATCGAGAGATACGACGAAAAATACTTAGATTACAGCGGCAATATCGCTTTATTAACGAAGCACAAGATAATTATCAACACGCATTAGATAACTATATTGTTCCTCTAATTAATGAAAATATTGATTTAGCACATGGGCGATTGATCACAGTGAACTTCAAAAACGATCATCGACTTTCTAATCTTGTTATGTACACAATCAATGATGTTGAAAGTCGAATAGCTTTGTATCAACATTCGCTCGACTTTTTGAACACTTTAACGTCTAAAACGACGACCAAGTAAGTGGTTAATTTGGAGTTTTTAATAAGACTTCTATCGTTCGGCTTGTTTGGTTTTCGCCGCTTCCGCAACGTCCTGTACTAACAACCGAATAAAAATCGAGGCCATCCGCTGTATAACTATTACAGGTTACTTGGCTACTGCAGTTAATTAAACCTGGTGCACTAAAATTAATCGTTTGATTGTTGCATGCGCCCCCTCCCGTCAGAGGAAAAGCCTGCATAGCTGCCGCTTGAGCGCCGCTTTCGGCAGCGTAAAAAGCACGAATAGAAAGCACTTCTTGCGCGGTAGCTGAGTTAGCCGTTTGCGTCATTTGATATAAAAAAGAAGCCAATAAACCAAGCACAATAATAATAAACAAGGCCATCACCAAAGTCATACCACTTTGCTTACTATAACTTTGTCTATTCAGTATTCGCTGACTGTTATGGAAAGTTTCTAACATGAATTTCATGCTCCACTCGAATTGACTCATCACGTCCAGCGACAATCAATACAGTCTGCAGAATTCCACCACGGCTAAGAGTTCCTGCGTCATAAGTAAATACCGGGATAGCCGTACCATTGCGATCGACGAGCGATAGATTGTCAGCCAAAATTTGCGGCGTTCCCATAGCAGTGGGAGCCGGTTGAGTAACTTGAAAGCCATAGTTTTCATACAGATGTAACTCACTGCCAACAAGACATACGCTAGCCGGTTGAGTGACAAAAAATACGCGACGTTGGGGTGACTGTCGGCTAAAACGAGTATTGCTTATACTGACCTCTGTTAAATTACTTCCTAATTTTGCAAAACTGGTAATTTGAGCGAAATGACCTGAGTTAACGTTATAAACTTCTGAAGAATTAAGAGGAATAACCATCACATAACTGCTGGTGGCATCTAACCCACTAACTCGAGTCTCGGCATCTGCTTCTACCACAGTGAGTGATGTAGAAGGGGCTGTTGTTGGTAAACTCGTGTATTGGGTCGCCGCCACTATCGGTACGTACTCGACACAGGTTTGAGAAGCATTAACGCGAATACTATTGGGCATGGCTTCACGAATTTGGCGCGATAGTTTATCTAACGTCACGCGAGTATTACTCGCCATATCGATGCGCTGCTCGGCTTGCAAGTAACCTTTTGTCGTATCAGTAAAAATAGTTGTTAAAGAAACAGCCAATACCGTAACAATGGTAATAACAACGATCAGTTCGACCAGTGTGAACCCTTTCGAGAATTTTAAGAAGGTGCGTTTGGCCATCAGAAATTCGTTTTATACGCTGAAAAATTAAATATTGAGCCATTACTTCGTTGAACGGCAACATCAATTCGCTTGGCTTCATTATTTGCAAGACCGAGACTGGCACCGTCGTAACTAACCGTTATACTCACAGAATAATTAGCATATTCCGTTTTCGCATTGCCCAACGCATTCACTGGCGATTCAGTTAATCCGTTAAAGTCATCCACATCATCAAAGTTCGGTCGTGCTTCGCCATCACTTTGTAACGAGGTAGAGCAGGCCGCTGCTGTTCCATCGCCACATCGTTGTGTCGATCCATTGATGGAGTTCTCATCAAACCGTTTTCCTAATATTTCTTCTAAATACGCTTGACCGATTTCTGCGGCTCGCAGGTCAACGATAGGTGAAGAGGCTTGCGTCACTGCAGGATTAAAGACGACAACCAAAGTAGTAAAGGCTACCGCCAATACTGCAATAGTCACAATGATTTCTATCAATGTAAAACCTAGCTGGGCTTTAAATTTTACTGCATTCAACATAGCCGCGCGTACCCAGTTGATTCAACACAAACCGCAAAACCTGGGTTTGGTGAAAAGTCGATTTGTCCTGCAGTGGTGCTGCCCAAGGAATTGTATGTCAATGCTATATCTGAGACGGTAACCGCATTGCCAAGAGATTTCGGGTAATTATTTAGCGCACTGCCATCTTGAGCAACACTGAGTTGATTACTATTGATGGTTACAGAAGCTAGTTTCTCTGTGTTGTTCATTGCAAGCTGTTGCGCGAAACGTAATTCGCCAATGATTTGACTAGCCAACGCTCTCGCCTCAATCGTATCTTCATTAGTAAAGCGCGGAGCGGCAACCGCTATGAGAATGCCTATCACTGTAATAACAACTAACAGCTCTACTAACGAAAAAGCCGCCTGTTTTACGGGCGGCTTTCGCATGATCATCATATGAAATAACAATGTCTTAATGTCACACGTCAATCACGAAGCAATTATTAACAACCGCTGGTATCGGTTACAACAATTGAAGGTACATCACCCGCTTGAGCGATACCTGACGCATCATACGTTAAGTAGCAACCGTCGCTTGCTACGTCACCATCGTCATTCAAATCGATACCGAAAATACCTGGCGTCGTATTGTCTTCTTTAACATCACCGGTCAGGTCTAAGGTATTACCAATTTCAGCATTGGTTGGGTAACCGAACGACGTTGCAACCGTGGTATTTGCATCAAGAACAACAGAACCAGGGTTTTGCGACTCTTGGCCTTGAATAAGTGATTTTGCATAAACTAAACTCGATGCACTTCGTACAGAAGCTTCAACACCGCCAAGCACTGAAATACGCGCATCAGTCGAGAAATTAACAAACTTAGGAGCAGCAACTGCAGCCAAAATACCAATAATAGTAATAACAACTATCAATTCAATAAGGGTAAAACCATTTGCACCCGATTTCATGGATTCCTCCAAAAATAATAAAATTAAACTTCAATAACCGATACGAGCTTTGTGAGTTCACATCAATCAAATACGTGCGTTGCGAGTGGTCGTCCTTTCCGGCGCAATCTTCCTAAGAAAATTAGCAGAGATTGTCTCATTTAGCAAAGTAATATGCAATAAAATGCCTCATTTTCAGGAAGTTATCCGCACAAATTGAAGCTTTTTTTAGCATTAACGCTGATCTTCGACATTCAGCTGCACAGTCCCTCTCGCTGGGTTATAAACGATCGCCATATCAGGGTACTGGATAGATCGAAAAACGCAGTTGCCGGACACGGCTATCGTCGTAAAGATACCGCTAGAATTAGGCGCTAACATGGGCGACATAGCCCCAACCATTGAATACCAAATTGACTCACAATCAACAGGCGTAACATCTAAGCCAAGCGTTATTGCATCATGGTTAACACCAATTGGAAAACCAAAGCGATTAAAGTCTAACTCTCCGGCACCTAAATCCAACACATTCAAGGCAGCGCCTTTATGCTTGGCGCTGTGGTATTTTAAATGACTGTAGATGACGGTTTGCTGAAACGCAGACGTTGTCATCGATAACATTTTCAAATGTCGTTTGCGCGACTCTTCAACATCAGGAAACTGCCGAATCGCAACCACAATGATCGAAAATAAAATAAAAACCAATAACCAGCCGATGAGGCTCGAGCGACGATTGAGCATTTTATAACGCAGTCGCCGCCAGTTCCCACAAGGGTAAAAATACGCCAAGTGCCAATAAAAGAACTAGAGCTCCAACAATAATAATCATAACAGGCTCAATGTAGTCACCAATTTTCTTAACATCGTAGTCAACTTCTCGTTCATAAAAATCGGCGACCTCTTCCATCATGTTATCAATCTGTCCGGTATCTTCGCCGACCTGCAACATTTGCATCGTTAGCGATGAAAACATTTTGGTACGAAACGCTGCAGAAGTAATGCTTTCTCCGCGTTCAACCGCTGAACGCATGTCTAACACATGTCCACCGACAAATTTATTATCGACTACCATAGCGACGACATTGAGTCCGTGAGTTACCGAAACTCCCGATCGAGACAGCATTGCAAAGGCTCGCGCGAAACGAGCCAACAAGGACCGATAAATAATACTGCCAAAAATTGGCATTTTTAATTTTAGCTTGTCCCACTTAAGGCGGCCGATATCTGTTTCAATGTAATTTAAAAAGCTCACAACTATAGTCGCTGTTACGCCGATCACCAGCCACCAATAATCGATGAAAAAATCAGACGTGCCAATGAGCATACGAGTTATCAAAGGCAATTGCTCAGAAGACAATTTGCTAAATAGGGCCGATAGCTGAGGGATGACAAACCAATTGATCCCGAAAAAAGCTAACACCAAGATAGAAAATACAACCGTTGGATATCGCATCGCTGATTTAACACGATTTCTATTTTCTTCTTCCAACTCTAGATAACTCGAAAGTCGCAAAAATGCCTCTTCTAAATTCCCAGAATTTTCACCGACGTGAACAAGACTGACATAAAAGGAATTAAATATATTCGGGTGCTTTGAAAAGCAACTCGCCAAATCATTACCCGAGGTCAATCCCTCGAGTATATCTTTCAAGGCTTCCCGCAGCGGTGGACTGTGCGAAGTTTCAATCAAGCCGACGATACTTCGATTTAACGGAACACCGGCCTTCGTTAAGCTGTACATCTGACGAGAAAACATAACGAGTTCAGATGTTTTTACATGACGAGGTTTAAAAACATCGGCAAGGGTTTCAAAAAGACTTGGCGCTTTTTCTACTTGTTCTTTTATTTCAACAGGAACTAGCCCCTGGCCTTGTAACCTTGAAGCCAAGGCTTCTTTAGAGACCGCTTCTAATGCTCCGCTAACAGCATCGCCGTTTTCTTTACGAGCTCGATATTCGAAAACAGCCATCGTTATTCAGCCTCCGAAGCCGTTGACGCTTCATCGATGCTGGGTAATAGATCCGTTTGCTCTACGGTCTCACCTATTCGATAGACTTCTTCAAGAGAAGTGGCACCTTCAGCGGCAAGCGCAAGTACGCTGTCGAGTAGTGGTGTATAGAACTCTGATTTCTGAGCATGCTGAGTAAATTCATCGATATTATGTCGACGTAGAGCACTGAGCATTGCATCATCAAGAACCAACATTTCGTGGATAGCGACTCGTCCTCGATAACCGGTATTGTTACATTGAGAGCATCCACTACCTTTCTTAAACTCGAGCTCTTGATACTTATGATGACCTAACGTCGCAAGCCAATTTTTATCTTGAGCATCTAACTTATGTGGTTGCGAACAGTAAGCACAATTTCTCTTTACTAATCTTTGAGCGACGATTCCGCGCAGAGCGCTTGCGACTAAATAGGGTTCAGCACCCATGTCCGCTAAACGAAGAGCTGACGAAATAGAGTCATTGGTGTGCAACGTAGACAACACAAGGTGCCCCGTCATAGCGGCGCGTAAACCAATCTCTGCAGTCTCTTGATCGCGCATTTCTCCAATCAGTACAATATCGGGATCTTGTCGCAAAACAGCGCGCAGTACCTTAGCAAAATCCAATCCAATTTTATTGTTCACCTGTACCTGATTCACTCGAGACAGATAATATTCAACCGGATCTTCAATCGTAATAATTTTTCTTTCAGAAGAGTTTAATTCAGACAACGCAGAATAGAGCGTTGTCGTTTTACCCGAGCCAGTAGGGCCGGTTACTAAAATCATTCCATGCTGTGAGCGTAGCAATTGTTTAAATTGGCTTAGCAATTTAGGCGCCATACCCATGGCATCCATTTTTATAATTCCGCTGGTTTGATCAAGCAGTCGCATAACCACAGACTCGCCAAATTGCACGGGCATGGTCGAAAGTCGAACGTCAACATTGTGTCCGCGTACTTTAATATTAAAGCGCCCATCTTGCGGTTTGCGTTTCTCTGAAATATCAAGCCCGCACATAAGCTTTAACCTAAGTACTAGGGCCGGTGCGATTCGTTTCTCTTTCATCACCTGCTCTTGTAGACTTCCATCGACTCGCAAGCGAATTCGTAATACATCTTGATCAGGTTCAATATGAATATCCGACGCTTGTAACTGAACGGCTTCTTCAAATACGCTTTGCAACAGTTTAGCGACAGGTGCTTCATCCGATTCTGTAGTATCGCCTAAACCAGGTAACTCAAACTCTTCGGTTCCCAATTCATCTTGCAGTTCTTCAGCAAGCGAACTAATCTCACTGGTTTTACGATAAAAGAGATCAATATTTCTAATAATATCGGCTTCTTTGGCAACCGTAACTTCAACCGTCTTTCCGAGTATTTGCTGAACTTGGTCAAACCGATCAAGATCCGTTGGATCGGCCATAGCAATTAAATAATAATTTTCCTTTTCGTCTAAAACTAGGGTTCGAAAGCGCCGAGCTTGCATTTCGCTCAAACGCTTAACCGAATCTTGATTGACCTTAAAATTGGGTAAGTCAATGTACTTAATTTCCAATTGCTGAGCTAAAAACCGCAGCAGTTGTTCTTCTCCAACATACCCTAAGTTAACGAGTGTTGAACCTAACCGTTGACCTGTTGTCTTTTGCTGCTTAAGTGCATCCATTAGCTGACTCTCAGTAATAACCGAACCTTCAACTAGTAAATCACCTAAACGAATTTTCTTCCGTAGCATTGAGTTAACCTGCTAAGTTATGTAT from Pleionea litopenaei includes:
- a CDS encoding YheT family hydrolase; translated protein: MENFNPPFWLRSPHIQSILASSPMRKSVLRQQSSEWLKRSKSLLLQGHQGSQLLGYWTAAKTPQAPLVILIHGWEGTSQSGYLLSVANQLVSAGYQILRLNLRDHDASHHLNRELFHSCRIEEVVSAAQDALNRLAPTQAAVVGFSLGGNFTIRVANALSQDKRIKQAIAVCPVLIPQDTMHRLETGPRIYHQYFKRKWLRSIRKKSGLFPEDFKQLTPQHLKSLGSLTDYFVEHHTEYRSTNDYFEGYSIRPEKLERLTIPTKILMAKDDPIINAELLQQLEKVASIEVTYTQHGGHCGFIQNRRFDSWADRFILNSLQQALVFQ
- a CDS encoding type II secretion system F family protein, whose translation is MAVFEYRARKENGDAVSGALEAVSKEALASRLQGQGLVPVEIKEQVEKAPSLFETLADVFKPRHVKTSELVMFSRQMYSLTKAGVPLNRSIVGLIETSHSPPLREALKDILEGLTSGNDLASCFSKHPNIFNSFYVSLVHVGENSGNLEEAFLRLSSYLELEEENRNRVKSAMRYPTVVFSILVLAFFGINWFVIPQLSALFSKLSSEQLPLITRMLIGTSDFFIDYWWLVIGVTATIVVSFLNYIETDIGRLKWDKLKLKMPIFGSIIYRSLLARFARAFAMLSRSGVSVTHGLNVVAMVVDNKFVGGHVLDMRSAVERGESITSAAFRTKMFSSLTMQMLQVGEDTGQIDNMMEEVADFYEREVDYDVKKIGDYIEPVMIIIVGALVLLLALGVFLPLWELAATAL
- a CDS encoding PilX N-terminal domain-containing pilus assembly protein → MLETFHNSQRILNRQSYSKQSGMTLVMALFIIIVLGLLASFLYQMTQTANSATAQEVLSIRAFYAAESGAQAAAMQAFPLTGGGACNNQTINFSAPGLINCSSQVTCNSYTADGLDFYSVVSTGRCGSGENQTSRTIEVLLKTPN
- a CDS encoding pilus assembly FimT family protein; translated protein: MKSGANGFTLIELIVVITIIGILAAVAAPKFVNFSTDARISVLGGVEASVRSASSLVYAKSLIQGQESQNPGSVVLDANTTVATSFGYPTNAEIGNTLDLTGDVKEDNTTPGIFGIDLNDDGDVASDGCYLTYDASGIAQAGDVPSIVVTDTSGC
- a CDS encoding type IV pilus modification PilV family protein, with the translated sequence MLNAVKFKAQLGFTLIEIIVTIAVLAVAFTTLVVVFNPAVTQASSPIVDLRAAEIGQAYLEEILGKRFDENSINGSTQRCGDGTAAACSTSLQSDGEARPNFDDVDDFNGLTESPVNALGNAKTEYANYSVSITVSYDGASLGLANNEAKRIDVAVQRSNGSIFNFSAYKTNF
- a CDS encoding type II secretion system protein, with the protein product MRKPPVKQAAFSLVELLVVITVIGILIAVAAPRFTNEDTIEARALASQIIGELRFAQQLAMNNTEKLASVTINSNQLSVAQDGSALNNYPKSLGNAVTVSDIALTYNSLGSTTAGQIDFSPNPGFAVCVESTGYARLC
- a CDS encoding GspE/PulE family protein; amino-acid sequence: MLRKKIRLGDLLVEGSVITESQLMDALKQQKTTGQRLGSTLVNLGYVGEEQLLRFLAQQLEIKYIDLPNFKVNQDSVKRLSEMQARRFRTLVLDEKENYYLIAMADPTDLDRFDQVQQILGKTVEVTVAKEADIIRNIDLFYRKTSEISSLAEELQDELGTEEFELPGLGDTTESDEAPVAKLLQSVFEEAVQLQASDIHIEPDQDVLRIRLRVDGSLQEQVMKEKRIAPALVLRLKLMCGLDISEKRKPQDGRFNIKVRGHNVDVRLSTMPVQFGESVVMRLLDQTSGIIKMDAMGMAPKLLSQFKQLLRSQHGMILVTGPTGSGKTTTLYSALSELNSSERKIITIEDPVEYYLSRVNQVQVNNKIGLDFAKVLRAVLRQDPDIVLIGEMRDQETAEIGLRAAMTGHLVLSTLHTNDSISSALRLADMGAEPYLVASALRGIVAQRLVKRNCAYCSQPHKLDAQDKNWLATLGHHKYQELEFKKGSGCSQCNNTGYRGRVAIHEMLVLDDAMLSALRRHNIDEFTQHAQKSEFYTPLLDSVLALAAEGATSLEEVYRIGETVEQTDLLPSIDEASTASEAE
- a CDS encoding PilW family protein, which gives rise to MAKRTFLKFSKGFTLVELIVVITIVTVLAVSLTTIFTDTTKGYLQAEQRIDMASNTRVTLDKLSRQIREAMPNSIRVNASQTCVEYVPIVAATQYTSLPTTAPSTSLTVVEADAETRVSGLDATSSYVMVIPLNSSEVYNVNSGHFAQITSFAKLGSNLTEVSISNTRFSRQSPQRRVFFVTQPASVCLVGSELHLYENYGFQVTQPAPTAMGTPQILADNLSLVDRNGTAIPVFTYDAGTLSRGGILQTVLIVAGRDESIRVEHEIHVRNFP